The Heyndrickxia acidicola sequence GAAGAAGTCAGGCTGCGCATTAACCGGCCTATTGAACTGATGGCAGGAGGAAATTCTTTTTTTCTGCCATATAGGTTGCAGGAGAAAGATGCAGAGCAATTTCTCGACAAATTGGCGAACTACTCTTTTTATACACTTGAAGAAGAACTGAAAAAGGGATATATCACTGTAGAAGGCGGCCATCGAGTTGGCCTTGCAGGAAAAGTAATACTAGAAGAAGGGCATGTTAAAGCAATCCGGAATGTTTCTTCATTTAATATTCGAATTGCCCGTGAAAAAATAGGGGCAGCCTTGCCTCTTGTTCCGCAGCTGTTTAAAAGCAGGTGGCGCCACACAATGATTATCGGGGCTCCGCAAACCGGAAAGACGACCGTTCTTAGAGATTTAGCCCGTATCGTTTCCTCCGGGATCCCTGAAAAAAAAATACCTCCTTTGAAGGTTGGAATAGTTGATGAACGATCAGAAATTGCGGGCTGTGTCCGGGGTGTCCCACAGCTTCATTTTGGCCCAAGGCTGGATGTATTGGATGCTTGTCCAAAAGCTGAAGGAATGATGATGCTGATCAGATCAATGAGTCCCGATGTTCTCATTGTAGATGAAATTGGCAGGGAGGAAGATAGTCAAGCCATTATGGAAGCTGTCAATGCAGGAGTCACTTTGATTATGACTACACATGGTCATTCATATGAAGATCTTCATAAACGCCCGATTCTAAGAAAAATTATTCAGGAGTCTGTTTTTGAAAGGTTTATAGAATTGACCAGGAGCAATGGTCCTGGAACCATACACCGAATCTATGACGAAAAAGGGAACGGAATTCCTTTAAATGCAGGTGTTCAGCAGTGTTGAAAATAATAGGCGCAATCCTTATTCTTTTTTCAACAACCTGGGCAGGATTTGAAGTTTCAAGGAGGCTTAGTGACAGGCCGAAACAGCTGCGAATGTTTCGCTATGGCCTCCAATCATTGGAGACCGAGATTATGTACGGACATACACCGCTGCATGAAGCAGCCCGGAAGCTCTCATCCCAGCTCCCAAAACCGCTTTCAACTTTCTTTGCTTCCTTTTCAAATAAGCTGACAACAATGAACACCACTGTAAAAGAAGCATGGGAAACAAGCCTCAAAGAAATTTGGAAAACGACTGCTTTAAAACAGGGGGAATATGAAATCCTTCAACAGTTAGGCGAGAATCTTGGAAAGCATGATAAATATACCGAACAAAAACAAATCATTCTTGCTCTTACCCATCTTGAGAGAGAGGAAGAAGAGGCCAGAGACCGTCAGCATCGCTATGAAAAAATGGCAAAAAGCATAGGGGTTCTTACAGGGTTATTTATTATTATTCTATTATTTTAACCTTATTGCACATATCATGCCTGATTGAAGCTGAGCGGTTTCCGTGCATGTAAGGATGAATGAAAATGTGATATTTAGCAGTTTTAGCGGTTGGACATTTGGGAGGGACTTACAATGGGAATTGATGTAGACGTCATATTCAAAATTGCTGGTGTCGGAATCGTAGTCGCTTTTTTACACACCATTTTAGATCAGGTAGGCAAGAAGGAATACGCCCAGTGGGTCACGTTATTCGGTTTTATTTATATTCTTTTTATGGTGGCATCAATCGTGGCGGATCTTTTCGATAAAATCAAGTCAGTTTTTCTCTTCCAATAAATAATAGTAGAATAAGCAGGCTCCAAACAGCGAAGGAGGTATAGAATGGAGATTTTACAGATAGTTGGAGTATCGCTGATTGCTACATTTCTATCGCTGGTTATTAAAGAGCAAAAGCCTAATTTTGCTTTCCTGCTGGTTTTATTTGCCGGTTCTGCTATTTTTCTTTTTTTAGTGGACAAGGTATATGAAATTATCCAGCTCATTGAAAAAATTGCGGAAAATGCCAATGTCAATATGGTGTATGTCCAAACTATTTTAAAAATAATCGGCATTGCTTATATCGCTGAATTCGCTTCCCATCTCACCAGAGACGCCGGTCAAAGTGCATTGGCAGCAAAAGTGGAGCTTGCAGGAAAAATTTTAATTCTCGCTATGGCCGTTCCCATTCTAACGGTCCTCATAGAAACAGTCTTAAATCTAATCCCTAAGGGGTAGTTGTCCGAGGTGAAAAAATGCGGCAATGGATGCAGATTTTAATAATTGGAACGATCCTCCTTTTCTTTGGACAAATAAGCGTACAGGCAGCAACAAACAATGGGATTGCAGGAAAAGTAGAAGACAGCATAGTGGAAAATCAAATGAACCAGCTGGGACTTGATGACTTACAGACATTTTGGAAAAACATTGAATCACAATACGGAGGATATCTCCCAGACAGCCAGAAAGGCAGCCTTATGGATTTTATCAAAGGAGATAAAAAATTTTCCTTGAATGAATGGTTTCAAGGACTGTTGAAATTTACCTTTCAACAATTAATGATGAACGGAAAGCTTCTCGGATCGTTAATCGTTCTTACCATTTTTAGTATGTTTCTTCAATCACTACAGACTTCTTTTGAAAATGGAGCCATCAGCAAAGTGGCCAATGCAATCGTTTTTATGGTTTTGATAATCATTGCACTTAACAGTTTTCACGTAGCCATTGATTATACTGAAGAAGCGGTAAATAAAATGATGGGTTTTATTCTTGCGCTAATACCCTTGCTGCTGGCATTGATATCCTCTTCAGGAGGAATTACATCTGCGGCATTTTTCCATCCCGTCATCATATTCCTCATGAATACCAGCGGCATGCTTATCAAATATTTTGTTCTTCCTCTTCTTCTCTTATCGACTCTTCTCAGTATAGTCAGCTCACTTTCAGAGCATCACAAAGCCACACAGCTGGCCAAGCTTCTCAGAAATGCAGGTGTAGGCATTCTTGGTATTTTTATGACAATCTTCCTGGGAGTCATTTCTGTACAAGGGACAGCAACCGCAGTAACAGATGGTATTACCATAAAAACCGCAAAATTTGTAACCGGAAACTTCATTCCAGTCATTGGAAGAATGTTTACAGATGCTGCTGATACCGTTATAACGGCTTCTTCTCTATTAAAAAACACACTTGGAATTGCCGGGGTAGCCATAGTACTACTTATAGCGGCCTTTCCGGCAATCAAAATTCTGGCAGTATCCTTCATGTTTAAATTTGCAGCAGCTCTATTGCAGCCTTTGGGCAACAGCCCGATCATTAATTGTCTGGATGTGATCAGCAAGAACATGGTCTATGTTTTTGCATCCCTTGCCATTGTGGCCTTTATGTTTTTTTTAAGCATTACGATCATTATAACCGCTGGAAACATTACGATGATGATGAGATGAAAAATCTATTATTCAATAACAGGAGGATAAACCCATGCATTATTTAACACAATGGGTTTCAAATATTATTGTCTTCATTCTGTTAGCTATGATTGTGGACATGCTTATGCCGGATTCCTCTATGAAAAAATACACCAAAATGGTAACAGGTCTTTTACTTATTGCGATCATTCTTACGCCTATTGTAAAACTGACTTCTGAAAATATGGATAATATGTTTGCAGCGCTGTCTTCTGCAAACGGAATAAATGATGGCGAAATGAAAAGTTCAATAGAAATGAAAAAAGTAGAAATAGAAAAGACACAGCATGCATATATATTAGAACAAATGGCTGTCCAATTAAAAAAAGAGGCAAATGGGGAGTTGGTGGACCAATATCAAAAAAGTATACAGACCATTAAGGTAGAAATGAAAAGTGGAGCAGAAACATCCATGGATCCCAACAACATTGAAAAAGTGATTGTAAGCTTAAAAGATGCTGATGACCAAAAGGTGATTCCAGCAGTAAAGCCAATCGTGATCAATCCTGAAAAACCAGTTCAAACTCAGAC is a genomic window containing:
- the spoIIIAC gene encoding stage III sporulation protein AC; the encoded protein is MGIDVDVIFKIAGVGIVVAFLHTILDQVGKKEYAQWVTLFGFIYILFMVASIVADLFDKIKSVFLFQ
- the spoIIIAB gene encoding stage III sporulation protein SpoIIIAB → MLKIIGAILILFSTTWAGFEVSRRLSDRPKQLRMFRYGLQSLETEIMYGHTPLHEAARKLSSQLPKPLSTFFASFSNKLTTMNTTVKEAWETSLKEIWKTTALKQGEYEILQQLGENLGKHDKYTEQKQIILALTHLEREEEEARDRQHRYEKMAKSIGVLTGLFIIILLF
- the spoIIIAF gene encoding stage III sporulation protein AF yields the protein MHYLTQWVSNIIVFILLAMIVDMLMPDSSMKKYTKMVTGLLLIAIILTPIVKLTSENMDNMFAALSSANGINDGEMKSSIEMKKVEIEKTQHAYILEQMAVQLKKEANGELVDQYQKSIQTIKVEMKSGAETSMDPNNIEKVIVSLKDADDQKVIPAVKPIVINPEKPVQTQTNTEDKNIISLLSNCWNISRNQIQLQSEGGVPASNE
- the spoIIIAA gene encoding stage III sporulation protein AA; protein product: MDNILAILPHSISEMIHRLPDNNLEKLEEVRLRINRPIELMAGGNSFFLPYRLQEKDAEQFLDKLANYSFYTLEEELKKGYITVEGGHRVGLAGKVILEEGHVKAIRNVSSFNIRIAREKIGAALPLVPQLFKSRWRHTMIIGAPQTGKTTVLRDLARIVSSGIPEKKIPPLKVGIVDERSEIAGCVRGVPQLHFGPRLDVLDACPKAEGMMMLIRSMSPDVLIVDEIGREEDSQAIMEAVNAGVTLIMTTHGHSYEDLHKRPILRKIIQESVFERFIELTRSNGPGTIHRIYDEKGNGIPLNAGVQQC
- the spoIIIAD gene encoding stage III sporulation protein AD yields the protein MEILQIVGVSLIATFLSLVIKEQKPNFAFLLVLFAGSAIFLFLVDKVYEIIQLIEKIAENANVNMVYVQTILKIIGIAYIAEFASHLTRDAGQSALAAKVELAGKILILAMAVPILTVLIETVLNLIPKG
- the spoIIIAE gene encoding stage III sporulation protein AE; this encodes MRQWMQILIIGTILLFFGQISVQAATNNGIAGKVEDSIVENQMNQLGLDDLQTFWKNIESQYGGYLPDSQKGSLMDFIKGDKKFSLNEWFQGLLKFTFQQLMMNGKLLGSLIVLTIFSMFLQSLQTSFENGAISKVANAIVFMVLIIIALNSFHVAIDYTEEAVNKMMGFILALIPLLLALISSSGGITSAAFFHPVIIFLMNTSGMLIKYFVLPLLLLSTLLSIVSSLSEHHKATQLAKLLRNAGVGILGIFMTIFLGVISVQGTATAVTDGITIKTAKFVTGNFIPVIGRMFTDAADTVITASSLLKNTLGIAGVAIVLLIAAFPAIKILAVSFMFKFAAALLQPLGNSPIINCLDVISKNMVYVFASLAIVAFMFFLSITIIITAGNITMMMR